The Paraburkholderia sp. PREW-6R genomic interval CGGGTCAGCCGAACCGCAATCCGGCGATCGACTGGGGACGCTTCAGCCGCGCGCTGGTGGACCAGGGCGCGCGCGTGTTCAATCACCATCAGTCGGCGCCGGGCGGCAGCACGCTCGCCACGCAGATCGAGAAGTTCCGGCATTCCGCGGACGGCCGCACGGCCACGCCGCCGGAAAAGTTGCGGCAGATCGCGTCGGCTTCGCTGCGTGCTTACCTGAACGGACCGCAAACGCTGCCGGCGCGTCAGCAGATCGTCGTGCACTATCTGAACTCAGTGCCGCTGGCTGCGCAGCCCGGGATCGGCGAAATCAATGGAATAGGCGATGGCCTTGCCGCGTGGTACGGGCGCGACTTCAACGATATCAACCGGCTGCTGAACGCGCCCTCCACGGTGCAGAATCTGCCGGATCAGGGCGTGGCGTTCCGTCAGGTGCTGTCGCTGATGATCGCTCAGCGCGCGCCGTCGTATTTCCTGCATCACGGCTACCCCGAGCTCGAGCGTCGCACGGATAGTTATCTGCGCCTGCTGGCGAACAACGGCGTGATCTCCGCGTCGCTGCGCGATGCCGCGCTGTCCGCGCAGGTCGATCTGCATCGCGCACCGGGCCGGATGACGGGCGCCGAGTCGTTCGTGTCGCGCAAGGCGGTAACGTCGATGCGTTCGCATCTGCTCGCGGCGCTCGGCGTGCGTAGCTTCTATGAACTCGACCGCCTCGATCTGCAGGCGAGGGGCACGTTGAACAATGCGGTGCAGCAGGCCGTCAGCGACCGGCTCGCCGCCGCGGCGACGCGTGACGGGGCGAAAGCCGCCGGGCTGGTCGGCTTTGAAATGCTGCGCGCGTCGGACGATCCTTCGCATATCGCCTACAGCTTTACATTGTTCGAACGGCGCGACGGTGCGAACCTGGTCCGTGTGCAAACGGACAGTGTGAACCAGCCGTTCGACATCAATTCCGGCGGGCGTCTGAATCTCGGTTCGACCGCAAAACTGCGCACCGTCGTCACTTATCTGCAAATCGTTTCCGACCTGCACGCGCGGTATGCGCCGCTCAGCGCCGCCGAGCTGAAAACGGTTCAGGCCGATCCGGGCGATCAGCTCACGCGCTGGGCGCTCGACTATCTGATACACACGCCGGACCGCTCGCTTCAACCGATGCTCGACGCTGCCGTGGAACGCACTTACTCGGCGAATCCGGGCGAAACGTTTTATACCGGCGGCGGCGCGCAAAGCTTCAACAACTTCGAGTCCGACGACAACAGCCGCGTTCTCACCGTGCGCCGCGCGTTCCAGCACTCGGTGAATCTGGTGTTCGTGCGGTTGATGCGCGACATCGTCCATTACGAAATGGTGCAAACGACCGGACAGTCCGCGCAATGGCTGAACGATCCCGCGCTGCGCAAGATGTATCTCACGCGTTTCGCCGATCAGGAAAGCCGCGTGTACATGGGCCGGTTCTACACGAAGTATCAGGGCAAGACGCCCGATCAGGCGCTTGCGCTGTTGCTGCTCGGCGTGCGCAAGGCGCCGCCGAAAGTGGCGACCGTGCTGCGCAGCGTCGCGCCTCGCGAGTCGAACGCCTGGTTCAACGCGAGGATGCGCGAGGCGTTGAAGAACACGCCCGCGGCCGCCTCGCTCGACGATGCCGAACTCGCGACGCTCTATACGAAGTACGGCTCGGACCGCTTCAATCTGAACGATCGCGGCTATATCGCGAGCGTGCATCCGCTCGAACTGTGGTTGCTCGACTATCTGCGCGCGCATCCGGGCGCATCGCTCGATCAGGTGCAAAAGGCCAGCCAGGATGTGCGCCTGTCCAGCTATTCGTGGCTCTACAAGACGCGCTATCACCTCACGCAGGATCGCCGGATCCGGCGCATGGTCGAGCTGCGTGCGTACGACGCGATCGGCAAGTCGTGGCGGGCGCTCGGCTATCCGTTCGAGACGTTGACGCCCTCGTATGCGGCGGCGATCGGTGCGTCGGGTGACCGGCCCGCGGCGCTGGCGCAGCTGATCGGCGTGATCGGGAACGACGGGAACAAGATGCCGACGGAAAGCCTGACGCAACTGGACTTTGCGAAAGACACGCCGTACGAGACGCATTTCAGACGCGCGGCGGTCGCGCCGCAGCGGCAACTGTCGCCGGAAATCGCAGTCGTCGTCAAAAGCCTGTTGCGCGATGTCGTCACGGGCGGGACGGCCAAACGCCTCGCACAAGGCATGACGTTTCCCAACGGCCAGACGCTCGACGTGTACGGCAAGACCGGCACCGGCGACCAGCGCTTCAACGTGTTCGCCAAAGGCGCGCGGCTGATCGAATCGCGCAAGGTGAACCGCAGCGCGACCTTCGTGTTCGCCATAGGCGACCGCTTCTACGGCACGTTGACGGCGTGGGCGCACGAGCCGTATGCCGCGCATTACGAGTTCACGAGCGCGCTGTCGGTGCAATTGCTCAAGTCGCTTGCGCCAGCCCTGCAACCGCTGCTCGATGAACCGGCCGAACCGTCCGTGAAGACCGTGTCCGCGCCGAAGGTGGAGGACGTGGCGGCGCGCTGACGCGATGCGCGTGCGAGCCGGGCGGCAGCGCGGGGCGTCTAGAACGCGGGCTCTGCCGCCGGTTTGAGGAACAACTCGTGAACTGGCGCGAAGTGCGCATACAGCGGCAGAATGGCGCCGCCCATCGCGCGTGCGTCGGCGCCGATCGCGCCTTCCAGTAATTGCGGGCGCACCATGCCTTCCCATTCGTAACGATCGAGCACGCGCTCCGTGCGCCGGATGATTTCGCGCACCAGTTGCCGGTCGAATTCACCGTCGATCACGACCGCATCCAGGTCGAGCAGCGCAGCCGCATTGGTCAATGCGTTGGCGATCGCGGGACAGGCGCTGTCGAGCCATTGCTCCGTGTGCCGCCAGATTTCGGGCGACAGTGCGCGATGATCGTGCGCGGCAGCATGCGGCACACCGGCGTCGCTCAACAGCTTTTCGAGCACGAAGCCCGACGCCGCGTGCAGCAGTTGCCGCGCCGGCTTGCGCGCGCTGCCGTCGCGCAGCGGAATCGAGCCGACCGCGCCGGCGTTATCGTGCGGTCCGCCATGCAAACGGCCGTCGATCACGAGACCGCCGCCAATGAACGTGCCCACGAACAGGTAAAGGAAGTTGTGAATGCCGCGCCCCTGGCCCATGACGAGTTCGGCCGCGCAGGCGGCGGTGGTGTCCTTCGCGAATTCCACCGGCAGGCCGGTCATCGCCGCGATGCGCGAGCGCAGATCGATCTCGTTCCAGGCCTCCAGCGCGCCGTCCGGCGCGCCGAGAAGGTCGCGCCAGCCGCCGAGCCATAACGGCGCCGCGACGCCCACGCCGACCACTTTGGCGGCTTTGGAACCGAGCGTCTGATTCACGCGTGCGAGCTTGCTGTCGAGCGCCGGAAACAGCGTGCGCGGATCGGGATACGCGTAGTCGAAAACGTCGCGGCACATCACCTGGCCCGCGAAATCCATTGCCAGCACGTCGAGGCTGCGGCGTCCCACCTTGATGCCGATGGTGTACGCGCCGTCCGCGCGCAACGCGATCGGCACCGACGGCTGGCCGATCCGGCCGCGCACACGCGCCTGCTTTTCGAGCAGGCCGTCGTCGATCAGACGGTCGACGATCATCGACACCGTCTGCATCGACAGACGCGTCAGGCGGCCGACGTCGGCTTTGGGCAGGGGTCCATGCAGGCGGATCGCCTGCAGCACGATCCGCTCGTTGAACTGCCGCATGCCGACCTGGTTCGAGCCGACCGTGCGTTTGAGGGGCGAGCGGGCGCCGGTAGTGTCCATCGTCTGGAGTCCGCTCAGCAGCGTGCGTGGGTCATGCAATTGCCTTGACGTCCGCTTCTTTCGCGCCCGTCATGATCGCCACCGCTTCCGACATGTGAATGTCCCGGGTGTTCACGAGCGCCGCGCGCCGCCCGAGCCGTTGAATGTGGATGCGGTCGGCGATCTCGAACACGTGCGGCATGTTGTGGCTGATCAGGATCACCGGCAGACCCCGATCGCGCACGCGGCGAATCAGTTCGAGCACCATGTTGCCTTCTTTCACGCCGAGCGCGGCGGTGGGCTCGTCCAGAATCACGACGTGCCGCGCGAACGCCGCGCTGCGCGCCACCGCGACGCCCTGACGCTGGCCGCCCGACAGCGTTTCCACGGCCTGACGCATGGAACGGATGCCGATCTGCAAGTCTTTCATGTGCGAGGTCGCTTCCTCCAGCATGCGGCGCTTGTCGATCATCTTGAAGATCTTGCCGCGCCAGCCCGGCTTGAGCAGTTCGCGGGCGAGGAACAGGTTCTCGGCGATGCTCATGGCGGGCGCGACGGCGAGTTCCTGATACACGGTTTCGATGCCCTGCGCCCGCGCATCGAGCGGACTGCGAAATTTGACGGGTTTGCCGTCGAGCAGAATCTCGCCTTCATCGGGTACGGTCGCGCCGGATAGCGCCTTGATCAGCGACGATTTGCCCGCGCCGTTGTCGCCGATCACGGCGAGAATTTCACCGGGCAGCACTTCGAAGTCGCAGCCGTCGATCGCGGTGACGCTGCCATAACGTTTGACGAGTCCGCGTGCCTGCAGCACGGGCATCACGGGGGAAGCGGAAGTAGTGGTCGACATGACGGGCCTCTGGGAGCTTAACCGCGACGATGAGAAAGTTTGTCCGCGGCCACCGCCAGAATCACCAGCATGCCGGTGATCAGTACCTGGTAGACCGAAGAAACGCCGATCAACGTCAAGCCGTTGCGAAACACGCCGACAATCAGCGCACCGAGCAGCGTGCCGACAATCGAGCCCCGTCCGCCGAACAGGCTCGTGCCGCCGAGCACCACCGCGGTAATGCTGTCGAGATTCTCGGTTTGCCCCGCCTGCGGATCGCCGACGCCGGTGCGCGACACCGAGAGCAGCGCGGCAATGCCATAGATCGCGCCGGCGAGCGAGTACACCGTCAGCAGGATCTTCTGCGAGGACAGGCCCATCAGCCGCGCGGCCTCGGGATTGTTGCCGAGGGCGTACAGGTGCCGGCCAGGCACGGTATCGCGCAGCACGAACCAGGTGGCCAGATACATCAGCAGCGTGAGTACGGTGCCGTAGGTGACCTCGGCCGGTCCGAGCCTGAATGTGTTGCCGAAGAACATGATCGCGTCGGGCAGGTTCGATACGCTCTCCGCGTTCGAATAGATCTGCGTGAGCGCGAACGCAATGTTCAGCGTACCCAGTGTGACGATGAACGCCGGCAGTTTGATGCGCGTGATCAGCACGCCGTTGAGCGCGCCGAACAGCGTGCTCGCGGCGATCCCGCACAGGATGGCGAGCACGGGCGGCACGCCGAGCGTGACCGCGAACTTGGTCATGATGATCGAGCCGAACGCCATGACCATCCCGCATGACAGGTCGATGCCGCCGGTCAGCACGATCAGCGTCTGACCAATGGCGATGACCGCGACCACCATGGTCTGCTGCAGGATCAGCGAGAGGTTCTGGAACGACAGGAAGCGGTTGCTCTGCGAGATGAAAAACGCGCAGGCGAGTACCAGGGCGATGAGCGGGCCGACTTCGGCGAGCGACGGCAGACGGTCCGTGAAGCTGCGCGAGTGGCCGACCGGCGCGGAAGGTGTCGACATGATGGATGTCCTCGATACGGGTGCGCAGCGTTGGGCTACGCGGCAAAAGCGTCGGCGGCAGCCGCAGCGGGCCGCCTTGCACCAGGCGTTACTTGTTGCCCCAGCAGTTGTCGAGGCCGAACTGAGTGTCCTTGCTGTCGATGCCCGGCATCGGTTTGTCGGTGATCAGGGTCACGCCCGTGTCCTGATAGCCGGACACCTTCTTGCCGGTCTTCGCGAAGTTCACGCCCGCTTCCACACCGAGCGAGGCCATCTTCAGCGGGTATTGCTGCGAGGTCGCCGCGATAGCACCGGCCTTCACGTTGCGCACGCCTTCGCAGCCGCCGTCGATCGAGACGATCATCACGCTCTTGTCCTTGCCCGCCGCTTTCAACGCGCGATACGCGCCCGCCGCCGCTGGTTCGTTGATCGTGTAGACCACGTTGATGTCGGGCGACTTCTGCAGACAGTTTTCCATTGCTGTCTGCCCCTTCGACTGATCGCCGCGCGTGTCCTGGCTGCACACGATCGACGGATCGCCTTCCTTCACGCCGAAGCCCGACAGAAAGCCGTTATGACGCAGCACGCCAACCGATACGCCGGGCGCGAGATCGAGCGTGGCGATTTTGGCCGGCTTGCCGTTCATCGCGGCCTTTGCGTATTTGCCGATCAGCACGCCGGCCTTGAAGTTGTCGGTGGCGAAGAGGGCGTCGGTGGCGTCCTGCGGATCGGTCGGCGTGTCGAGCGCGACCACCATGATGCCCGCCGCGCGCGCTTTCCTGATGCTCGGCACGATAGCCTTCGTGTCGCTCGGGGTGATCAGGATGGCTTTAGCGCCGGCGGTCATCATGTTTTCGATCGCCGTGACCTGGCTCGCGTTGTCACCGTCGAACTTGCCCGCGGCCGTGAGGAGCTTGGCGCCGTCTTTCGTGGCGGCGGCCTCGGCGCCCTGTTTCATCTTCACGAAGAACGGATTGGTGTCGGTCTTGGTGATGAGGCCGACCACCGGCTGGTCGGCCGCCTGGCTCGCGCTCGCGCACCAGAGCGCCGACGCCGCGACGCACATCGACACGATTGTTCCGGCTGCAGGCAACCTGCGGAATGGCTGATTCATGGGACGCTCCTCCAGTTATTGACAACGATGTTGGGTCAGGCCGGCGGCCACGGACGCGAACGCTGCGCGCCGGGAACCTCGGTTGCGAGCTTCACGCCCGGCTAAATCACTTTGGTTGATTTAGTACAGCAGGCGCGCCTCGACTCGTCAAGGGCGCGTTTCGAACGCAGCGTGACGCGAGACGCCGCGCAATAAGGCGTGGACCTAGGCGCAGCAAGGCTTAGGCAGGGTGTTGCGCTGCGCCATCGACCACGGCGGCTTGGGGAAAGTCCTGGCTCGATTGAGCGTGTTGGGTAGCCGCGCGACGTGATTCAGCGGCGCGGCATGAAAGCCGGACGGTTCATTTCGCGCGCCGTTTCCGGGCGATTGGAGCGTTCACTACGTAACACGGGCGGGCGCATGGCGGCTGCATCAGCGCGGACGCGGCGCGCCGGTGGATGCGCGCACAACCAGTTGCGGCGCCGACGAGACACGCATCGGAACATCGGCCCTGGCTTGCGTCGAGTGGCCCGCTTGCGCAGCGCGCGCGCCTTGCGCCGAGGGCGTCACTTCTGCCGCCTGTCCGTACGACGATTCGATCAACTCACGCAGCAACGACACGGCAAGTTCCGCGACTTCCACAGTCGGTACTGCGACCGTGGTCAGCGCGGGCCGCGATTCACGCGCAAGCTGAATGTCCGTAATGCCAATCACCGACAGGTCGCCGGGCACGCTCAGGCCGAGGTCGGCTGCGGCATGCATCGCGCCGAGCGCGGGCAGGTCGTTGGTGGTGAAAAGGGCGGTGAGCGTTGGGTCGGCGACGAGCAGCGCGCGCGCCGCGTCGTAGCCGCCCTGGATCGTGTCGGGCGTGTGCTTCACGCGCGCTTTGGGTGCGCCGGCGGCGCGGAGTGCGTCGACGAAACCCTGATAGCGCGCGGCGTGAATGCCCGACGCCTTGCTGCCGACAATTGCGCCGATACGCCGATGGCCGAGTCCCAGCAGATGCTCGCCGGCCAGCGCGCCGGCCAACCGGAAGTCCACCGCGACACACGGCAAACCCGGCGGCTCGCCGGGCCTTTCCCACATGCACAGGACCACCGGCGTGCCGCGCGACTCGGTGGTGTGCAAGTCCGCGAAATCCAGATTCGCGTTGGTCACCAGCACGCCTTCGGATAGCGTCCCGGCGATCTGTTCGAGATAGGCACGCCCGGTCTGCGGGTCTTCGTTCGTATTGCAGATGATCACGAAGTGACCGCTTTCCCGAGCCGCACGTTCGACGGCGAGCGCGAACTCCGGATAGAACGGATTGGCGATGCTCGACACCATCAGCGCGAGCGTCGGCGCGCGGCCTTCGGCCAGCGCGCGGGCGGCGAGGTGCGGGCGGTAGCCGAGCGCATCGACGGCGTCGAGCACGCGCTGCCGCGTCTGCGCACCGACGCGGCCGCGGTTGCGCAGCACATTGGACACCGTGGCGGGCGTGACGCCTGCATGACGGGCAACTTCGCTAAGTGTGGGCATGGGATCAATATTTGGGATTGCTGCCCGACATTTGCATCGAGCGGAAAGGCGCGGCACCATCTATCGCATAAACACACGATATCGGAGACAGACCAGGCCAGCGATCGCATGCGATCGATTTTTTCGGCCTTGTTGATTAAGCGCTTAATCTCCGACTTCGAGCCGATTAAATCACGGAGTCGATGCAATGGCGAGCATTTCGTTAAAAGGCGTGCAAAAAGCGTACGGCGACGGCGCACCGGTAATCCGCGACGTCGATCTGGAAATCGGCGAAAACGAATTCTGCGTATTCCTCGGGCCGTCCGGCTGCGGCAAGTCCACGCTGCTGCGCATGATTGCCGGTCTCGAAGACCTCACCGACGGCGACCTTGCCATTGGCGGCAAGCTCATGAACGACGTGCCGGCGGCGCAGCGCGGCGTGGCGATGGTGTTCCAGAGCTACGCGCTGTTTCCGCACATGACCGTGTTCGAGAACATGGCATTTGGCCTCAAGCTCGCGAAAACCCCGAAAGACGAAATCGACCGCAAGGTGCGGGAAGCCGCGCGCATTCTGCAACTCGAAGCGTTGTTGGAGCGTCGGCCGAAAGCGCTGTCCGGCGGTCAGCGGCAGCGCGTGGCAATCGGCCGTGCGATCGTGCGCGAGCCGGGCGTGTTCCTGTTCGACGAACCGCTGTCTAATCTCGATGCGACGCTGCGCGGCCAGACGCGCATCGAGATCGCGCGGCTGCACAGGCAGTTTGCGAAAGCGAGCGTGGTCTACGTGACGCACGATCAGATCGAAGCCATGACGCTTGCCGACAAGATCGTGCTGCTGCATGCGGGCAAGGACACCGAGCGCTACGGCAGCATTGCGCAGATCGGCGCGCCGCTGGAGCTATATCACCGCCCGCGCAGCCGGTTCGTCGCCGGGTTCATCGGCTCGCCGCGCATGAACTTTCTGCCGGGACGCGTGGCGCTCGTCGACGCGAAGGGTGTAGTCGTCACGCTCGATCACACGCAGGAGAACGTGCGTGTGCCGGTGAACGGAGACGGGCTGCAAACGTCGCAGGCGGTCTCGCTCGGCGTACGGCCGGAACACCTTGAATTTGTGGACGCTGGCGCCGCCGTGCCAGACGAGTCGGTGCTAACGCGCACCGTGTCGCTCGTCGAGCAACTCGGCGAGCACAGTTATGTTCACCTCGATCAGCCCGGTGGCGCGGCGCTGATTGCAAAAGCGCCGGGCGAAACACGCCTCGCGCCCGGCGAGCGCGCTTGCCTGCGCGTGCCGCTTCATGCCGGTCACCTCTTTACCGAAGACGGCTTTGCCGCCGCTTCGCTCGAATCTGTCGAACACTACGCGTAGGGGACATGCTGATGCGCCTTGGAGTCTGTTATTACCCGGAACACTGGCCGGAGTCGATGTGGGAAGACGACGCTCGCCGGATGAAAGCGCTCGGCATCGAGCAGGTGCGAATTGCCGAGTTCGCATGGAGCCGGATCGAGCCGACGCCCGGCGAATACGATTGGGCGTGGCTGGATCATGCAATCGACGTGCTCGGCGCGGCCGGTT includes:
- a CDS encoding LacI family DNA-binding transcriptional regulator, which translates into the protein MPTLSEVARHAGVTPATVSNVLRNRGRVGAQTRQRVLDAVDALGYRPHLAARALAEGRAPTLALMVSSIANPFYPEFALAVERAARESGHFVIICNTNEDPQTGRAYLEQIAGTLSEGVLVTNANLDFADLHTTESRGTPVVLCMWERPGEPPGLPCVAVDFRLAGALAGEHLLGLGHRRIGAIVGSKASGIHAARYQGFVDALRAAGAPKARVKHTPDTIQGGYDAARALLVADPTLTALFTTNDLPALGAMHAAADLGLSVPGDLSVIGITDIQLARESRPALTTVAVPTVEVAELAVSLLRELIESSYGQAAEVTPSAQGARAAQAGHSTQARADVPMRVSSAPQLVVRASTGAPRPR
- a CDS encoding ROK family transcriptional regulator, with the protein product MDTTGARSPLKRTVGSNQVGMRQFNERIVLQAIRLHGPLPKADVGRLTRLSMQTVSMIVDRLIDDGLLEKQARVRGRIGQPSVPIALRADGAYTIGIKVGRRSLDVLAMDFAGQVMCRDVFDYAYPDPRTLFPALDSKLARVNQTLGSKAAKVVGVGVAAPLWLGGWRDLLGAPDGALEAWNEIDLRSRIAAMTGLPVEFAKDTTAACAAELVMGQGRGIHNFLYLFVGTFIGGGLVIDGRLHGGPHDNAGAVGSIPLRDGSARKPARQLLHAASGFVLEKLLSDAGVPHAAAHDHRALSPEIWRHTEQWLDSACPAIANALTNAAALLDLDAVVIDGEFDRQLVREIIRRTERVLDRYEWEGMVRPQLLEGAIGADARAMGGAILPLYAHFAPVHELFLKPAAEPAF
- a CDS encoding transglycosylase domain-containing protein; protein product: MNRPVIRIPLRMTGTVPVRKWLRWALAAAFVLVLALAVQFCRVEIETSRLQAHYLSELTRDVGFSVAEGPSHAIRFPQADKGPYDTRLGYALLPSIQQRLAQRGFEVTAQARDSERMLSLADDGLFLPYAEKDQAGLQLLDGTGATLFDARFPGRAYASFDAIPPLVVNSLLFIEDRYLLDPGQPNRNPAIDWGRFSRALVDQGARVFNHHQSAPGGSTLATQIEKFRHSADGRTATPPEKLRQIASASLRAYLNGPQTLPARQQIVVHYLNSVPLAAQPGIGEINGIGDGLAAWYGRDFNDINRLLNAPSTVQNLPDQGVAFRQVLSLMIAQRAPSYFLHHGYPELERRTDSYLRLLANNGVISASLRDAALSAQVDLHRAPGRMTGAESFVSRKAVTSMRSHLLAALGVRSFYELDRLDLQARGTLNNAVQQAVSDRLAAAATRDGAKAAGLVGFEMLRASDDPSHIAYSFTLFERRDGANLVRVQTDSVNQPFDINSGGRLNLGSTAKLRTVVTYLQIVSDLHARYAPLSAAELKTVQADPGDQLTRWALDYLIHTPDRSLQPMLDAAVERTYSANPGETFYTGGGAQSFNNFESDDNSRVLTVRRAFQHSVNLVFVRLMRDIVHYEMVQTTGQSAQWLNDPALRKMYLTRFADQESRVYMGRFYTKYQGKTPDQALALLLLGVRKAPPKVATVLRSVAPRESNAWFNARMREALKNTPAAASLDDAELATLYTKYGSDRFNLNDRGYIASVHPLELWLLDYLRAHPGASLDQVQKASQDVRLSSYSWLYKTRYHLTQDRRIRRMVELRAYDAIGKSWRALGYPFETLTPSYAAAIGASGDRPAALAQLIGVIGNDGNKMPTESLTQLDFAKDTPYETHFRRAAVAPQRQLSPEIAVVVKSLLRDVVTGGTAKRLAQGMTFPNGQTLDVYGKTGTGDQRFNVFAKGARLIESRKVNRSATFVFAIGDRFYGTLTAWAHEPYAAHYEFTSALSVQLLKSLAPALQPLLDEPAEPSVKTVSAPKVEDVAAR
- a CDS encoding ABC transporter permease gives rise to the protein MSTPSAPVGHSRSFTDRLPSLAEVGPLIALVLACAFFISQSNRFLSFQNLSLILQQTMVVAVIAIGQTLIVLTGGIDLSCGMVMAFGSIIMTKFAVTLGVPPVLAILCGIAASTLFGALNGVLITRIKLPAFIVTLGTLNIAFALTQIYSNAESVSNLPDAIMFFGNTFRLGPAEVTYGTVLTLLMYLATWFVLRDTVPGRHLYALGNNPEAARLMGLSSQKILLTVYSLAGAIYGIAALLSVSRTGVGDPQAGQTENLDSITAVVLGGTSLFGGRGSIVGTLLGALIVGVFRNGLTLIGVSSVYQVLITGMLVILAVAADKLSHRRG
- a CDS encoding sugar ABC transporter substrate-binding protein; amino-acid sequence: MNQPFRRLPAAGTIVSMCVAASALWCASASQAADQPVVGLITKTDTNPFFVKMKQGAEAAATKDGAKLLTAAGKFDGDNASQVTAIENMMTAGAKAILITPSDTKAIVPSIRKARAAGIMVVALDTPTDPQDATDALFATDNFKAGVLIGKYAKAAMNGKPAKIATLDLAPGVSVGVLRHNGFLSGFGVKEGDPSIVCSQDTRGDQSKGQTAMENCLQKSPDINVVYTINEPAAAGAYRALKAAGKDKSVMIVSIDGGCEGVRNVKAGAIAATSQQYPLKMASLGVEAGVNFAKTGKKVSGYQDTGVTLITDKPMPGIDSKDTQFGLDNCWGNK
- the ugpC gene encoding sn-glycerol-3-phosphate ABC transporter ATP-binding protein UgpC — translated: MASISLKGVQKAYGDGAPVIRDVDLEIGENEFCVFLGPSGCGKSTLLRMIAGLEDLTDGDLAIGGKLMNDVPAAQRGVAMVFQSYALFPHMTVFENMAFGLKLAKTPKDEIDRKVREAARILQLEALLERRPKALSGGQRQRVAIGRAIVREPGVFLFDEPLSNLDATLRGQTRIEIARLHRQFAKASVVYVTHDQIEAMTLADKIVLLHAGKDTERYGSIAQIGAPLELYHRPRSRFVAGFIGSPRMNFLPGRVALVDAKGVVVTLDHTQENVRVPVNGDGLQTSQAVSLGVRPEHLEFVDAGAAVPDESVLTRTVSLVEQLGEHSYVHLDQPGGAALIAKAPGETRLAPGERACLRVPLHAGHLFTEDGFAAASLESVEHYA
- a CDS encoding ATP-binding cassette domain-containing protein; the protein is MSTTTSASPVMPVLQARGLVKRYGSVTAIDGCDFEVLPGEILAVIGDNGAGKSSLIKALSGATVPDEGEILLDGKPVKFRSPLDARAQGIETVYQELAVAPAMSIAENLFLARELLKPGWRGKIFKMIDKRRMLEEATSHMKDLQIGIRSMRQAVETLSGGQRQGVAVARSAAFARHVVILDEPTAALGVKEGNMVLELIRRVRDRGLPVILISHNMPHVFEIADRIHIQRLGRRAALVNTRDIHMSEAVAIMTGAKEADVKAIA